In the Bifidobacterium catenulatum PV20-2 genome, one interval contains:
- a CDS encoding carbohydrate ABC transporter permease, which translates to MIATTQAAKPKRTEAQRRENRTGWAFMAPFGILFAIVFIIPIFYAIYSSFFRQVTEGGGAYGGGELVNKFVGFQNFEYVLTSGNFWSGVGRVLIYTLIQVPLMIVVALALAMVIDSFVVKHITGFRLGYFLPYAIPGVVASIIWVYLYNGQISPIVKGLAAIGVNVDFFSKNVVLASMANITTWTFTGYNMLIFLAALQAIPHELYEAARIDGASGWQISMRIKLPNVRSAALLSMLLSIVGTIQLFNEPQIMQTADPGISKTYTPMMMAMNTSQGTLTPGGDGPASAVAIVMALIAGILAMIYALVERKANEQ; encoded by the coding sequence ATGATTGCAACAACGCAAGCGGCGAAACCAAAGCGCACTGAAGCGCAACGCCGCGAGAATCGAACAGGATGGGCGTTCATGGCGCCATTCGGCATACTGTTCGCCATCGTATTCATCATCCCGATTTTCTATGCCATCTACTCCAGTTTCTTCCGTCAGGTCACCGAAGGCGGTGGCGCTTACGGCGGCGGCGAATTGGTGAATAAATTCGTAGGATTCCAGAATTTCGAATATGTGCTTACGTCCGGCAATTTCTGGTCCGGTGTGGGCAGGGTGCTGATTTACACCCTCATTCAGGTTCCGTTGATGATTGTCGTCGCGCTGGCTTTGGCTATGGTCATCGATTCGTTTGTGGTCAAGCACATCACGGGCTTCCGCCTCGGCTACTTCCTGCCGTACGCCATTCCAGGTGTGGTTGCATCCATCATTTGGGTGTACCTGTATAACGGTCAGATTTCGCCGATCGTCAAAGGTCTTGCGGCCATCGGAGTAAACGTTGATTTCTTCAGCAAGAACGTTGTGCTCGCTTCCATGGCAAACATCACCACCTGGACGTTCACCGGCTACAACATGCTGATCTTCTTGGCCGCACTGCAAGCCATTCCGCACGAACTGTACGAAGCCGCGCGTATCGACGGCGCAAGCGGATGGCAGATTTCCATGCGCATCAAACTGCCGAACGTGCGTTCCGCAGCGCTGCTGTCCATGTTGCTGTCCATCGTCGGCACAATCCAGCTATTCAACGAACCGCAGATCATGCAGACCGCCGATCCAGGCATCTCCAAAACCTATACGCCAATGATGATGGCCATGAACACATCCCAAGGCACACTGACCCCAGGCGGCGACGGACCTGCATCGGCGGTCGCCATCGTTATGGCACTGATCGCAGGCATTCTCGCCATGATCTACGCACTGGTCGAGAGGAAGGCGAACGAACAATGA